One Rhodoferax sp. GW822-FHT02A01 genomic window, CAGGATGCCGCGGATGGTGTTGACCACCAGAGTTGCCAGGGCTTCGCCTTCGACATCTTCAGCAATGATCAGCAGGGGGCGGCCAGCCTTTGCAACTTGCTCCAGCGTGGGCAGCAGGTCACGGATGTTGCTGATCTTCTTGTCAAACAGCAGCACAAAGGGGTTGTCCAGAATCGCAGATTGCTTTTCGGGGTTGTTGATGAAGTAGGGAGACAGGTAGCCGCGGTCGAATTGCATGCCTTCAACGACGTCGAGTTCGTTTTGCAGGCTCTTGCCGTCTTCCACGGTGATCACGCCTTCCTTGCCGACCTTGTCCATTGCGCTGGCAATGATGTCACCAATGGAAACATCGCTGTTGGCGGAGATGGAGCCAACCTGGGCGATTTCCTTGGAAGTGGTGGTGGGCTTGGAAGCCTTCTTCAGCTCGGCGATCAGGGCTTCCACAGCCTTGTCGATACCGCGCTTCAGGTCCATGGGGTTCATGCCGGCTGCCACGTACTTCATGCCTTCGCGCACGATGGCTTGCGCCAGAACGGTAGCGGTAGTGGTGCCGTCACCAGCGTTGTCAGAAGTCTTGGAAGCAACTTCCTTGACCATCTGTGCGCCCATGTTCTGCAGCTTGTCTTTGAGTTCGATTTCCTTGGCCACGGACACACCGTCCTTGGTCACGGTGGGGGCGCCGAAAGAGCGCTCCAGAACTACGTTACGGCCTTTGGGGCCCAGTGTCACCTTGACTGCGTTAGCCAGGATGTTCACGCCTTCAACCATGCGTGCGCGGGCTTCGCCGCCGAAAATTACGTCTTTTGCTGCCATGTGATTTCTCCGAATTCAGTAAATTAAAAAAGTAAGTAACGAGGGTACTTTTGGCTGCGGCCCGGGGCTACGCCCCTTAACTTTGCTGCGCAAAGTTAGCCTGCGCCGAAAGTAAATTGCTGCGCAATTTACTTTTCAACCACAGCGAAGAGGTCGTCTTCTTTCATCACCAGCAGTTCGTCGCCGTCCACCTTGACGGTCTGGCCGCTGTACTTGCCGAACAGAACGCGGTCACCAATCTTGACAGTCAGGGCAGCGAGTTCGCCCTTGTCATTGCGCTTGCCGGGACCAACAGCCAGCACTTCGCCTTGATCAGGCTTTTCAGCAGCGTTGTCGGGGATGACGATGCCGGAGGCAGTTTTGGTTTCGCTTTCAACGCGTTTGACAATCACGCGGTCGGCCAATGGGCGCAGTTTCATGAGGAATCTCCTTGGTTTTGAAACAGAGGTAAAAGCAAAGTGCCGACGCCAAAGCGTCAGCACCCAGGTTGTTTTCAGTCGGCAATGTTAGCACTCGCCAGACTTGAGTGCTAATCATACGGGTTTTTTGGTCGTTTTCAAGGGTTGGTCAGCCCGACCGTGGTCGAAATACCGGACTGCGAAAGGCGCACCAGCAGCGCAGCAAATGAGGCACCTGCGGCCAAAAAGGTCACCGCCACCCATCCCCACTGAGCCAGCAACGTGCTGCCCAGGGCGGCACCAGTGGCCATTCCAACGAACATACCAACCATCAGCACGGCGTTCAGTCGGCTACGGGCGGCGGGTTCAATGCCGTACACAATGGTCTGGTGTGCGATCAGCGCTGCCTGTACGCCCAGATCGAATGTGACCGCACAAACCACCAACAGCACCAACTGCGCATGGCTTGATAGCCAAGGCGCCATGGCCATGGCCACAAAGGACAACATCACCAAGCCTGCACCCAAACGGGTCACCAACTCCGGTCCACGCTTGTCAGCCAGTCGTCCGGCCAGCGGGGCGGCCAGTGCACCTGAAGCGCCAGCCAAACCGAAAGCTCCTGCGACCGAACTGCCCAGATGGAAAGGCTCCGAGTGCAACATGACCGCCAGCGTGGACCAGAATGCGCTAAAGGCTACCGACAGCAAACCCTGGGCCAATGCAGCCCGGCGCAGGGCGGGGTAGCGGCGCCATAGATTGCCCAATGAACCCAACAAGGCAGCGTAGGGTAGGGATGTCGTTGGTTTGAAATGGGGCAGTCCCCGCATGGCCGCCACGCCAATGGCGGCAACGCTGGCCGCCGCCGCAAAGAACATGGTGCGCCAGCTGAAGTGCTCCGCCACAAAGCCGCTCACTACCCGGGATAGCAAGATGCCCAGGAGCAACCCGGTCATGACGGTGCCCACCACCCGTCCCCGATACGCCACGGGCGCCAGCGTGGCAGCGGCAGGAACGATGTCCTGTGCCATGGTTGCAGTGATTCCAATTGCCAGGCTGGCAACGAGCAATACTTGTATGGACGGTGCCAGGGCAGCCAGCAAAAGGGCCAGCACCAAAAGCGCAGCCTTGCCCAGAATGATGCTGCGGCGGTCAAACCGGTCGCCCAGCGGCGCCAGAAGAAAAAGTCCCAGGGCGTAACCCAGTTGGGTCAGCGTGGGTACCCAGCCGATGGCGCGGGTTGATGCGCTGAGTTCATCGCCGAGTACGCCCAGCATGGGCTGGCTGTAATACAGAGAGGCCACACTGAGCCCCGCCCCGGTGGCCAGTAGCAGTACCAGCGTTGCAGGAAGCTCGGCTTCAGCCGCTGGTTGTGTACCGTTGCCAGGCGCTGGGCCTTTATTGAAATTCGATGGTTGCATAACCGACATGTGTCTTTTCCTTCAGGATATTTGGAGCATGGCTGCATTGTGAAAGCCAAGAAGGAAAGGTGGTAGTAGGTTGCCAAGCATATTTGTTATACATTGAACGTATGAAAACGAGTGGCAAATTTCCTACTGACCGTATAGGTACCAAGACATCGGGTCTCATGGCCGCAGGCGCTGCAGACGCAGACATGAGCATGCTGCTCATGGGTACTTTTGTGCGCATTGTGGAGTCCGGCAGCCTGTCGGCAGCTGCTGCGCAGATGAACGCCACGCAGCCTACGGTCAGTCGCCGCTTGCAGGCGCTGGAGCGGCATCTGGGCGTGCGTCTGCTGCAGCGCTCCACACACGGCATGCGGCTGACGGTTGACGGCGAGCGCTGTTTCGAGCGAGCCAAGGAGCTGCTGGCAAGCTGGGCTGCTTTTGAGGCCGACCTGCGCGGAACGCAAAAGGAACCCCAGGGCAAATTGCGCGTGGCAGTCCCCCACGCCTTCGGACAGGAGAAATTTGTGCTGCCCCTGGCCCGCTTCTTGAAGGAGTGCCCGCAAGTCACCGTGGAATGGCTGTTGCGGGACGACGTGCAGGACTACATCGGCTCAGGTATTGATTGCGCGGTCCAGGTGGGAGAGCCCAAGGATCCGGCGGTGGTGGCTATCAAGATGTCCGAGGTGCCGCGCTTCGTCGTTGCGGCGCCCTCCGTGCTGGATGATGCGCTGCCGGCCGAGGTTGGGGATCTGGCGCATCTACCCTGGCTGGCTCTGGGGACTTATTACCGCAACGAGGTGGTGCTCAGGCATAACGTGACGGGGGAGGTCCGGCAGGTTCCTATTCGTCCCCGCTTCACCACGGACAACCTCTACGCCTTGCGCAGCGCGGCGTTGTTGGGACTGGGGGTCTGCGTCGGCTCTGCGTGGCTGCTCGCCGACGATATCGCGCAAGGCCGCCTGCTGCACCTGATGCCGCAGTGGCAGGCGGCACCGTTGCCGGTCTACCTGACCTATCCGCATGCGCAGTTCTATCCGTCGCGACTACAGCGCTTTGTTTCCATCATGCGCGATGCAGTGCCGATGGCCGTCCAGAGTTGACGCAGGCCCCGTCTGCAACCTGTAGAGATGTCTCGAGAAATCAAGGGTTAACCCTTAGAATCCACCTCTTGCCCGCACAGGGAGCCTCTTCTGAAAGCCTGGATACTGCATGATCGTACGAGACCGACCGACCGGGCTTGACCTGTTTCTTCTGATGCGCGGTTCCATACTGCCGCGCATCAGCAAAATCCTGATTTTCAATATCGCACTGGCAACCGCGGTCACGGTGACCCATGGCATGTTCTTTCAATTCAAGGTCACGCTGTCGCCCATTCCCTTTTCACTCATGGGATTGCCGTTGGCCATCTTCCTGGGCTTTCGCAATACCGCTGCCTATGACCGCTATTGGGAAGCGCGCAAACTGTGGGGAGAGTTGCTGCTGCGCTGTCGCAATCTGTCGCGCCAGTGCCTCTACCTCGTGGATGCACCCGCACCTGGTCAGGAAGATTTGCGCCCACGCATGCTGTACCGGGCGGTGGCGTTCTGCCATGCCTTGCGTCTGCAATTGCGGGGCACGCCGTCGGGCGCCGAAGTCCAGGCATTTGTCAGCCTGCAGGAGTGGGCCGATGTGGCCAAGGCCAGCAATCACAGTGCGGCCTTGATGATGCGCATGGGGGCGGACCTTGGTGCACTGCGCCGCGCCGGGCTGGCAGACCCGCAGGTGGTTGCCCAGATAGACAGCACCCTGTCAGCCATGACCAACGCTGCTGCTTCGTGCGAACGTATCAACAGCACTCCGGTGCCGTTTTCCTACACGCTGCTGTTGCACCGAACGGCCTATGCTTATTGCCTGCTGTTGCCCTTTGGCCTAGTTGATACGCTGACATTCATGACCCCGGTAGTGGTTGCCATCGTCGCATACACTTTTTTCGGACTCGATGCACTGGGCGATGAAATTGAGGAGCCTTTCGGAAGCTCTCCGAACGACCTGCCACTGGACGCCATTTGCCGAAGCATCGAAATCACTGTCCGGGAAGCGCTTGGTGAGGAAGAAATTCCACCCCCGCTGTTGCCGGTGGACTATTGCCTGATGTAAGTCCTGCGCACCGACAGCGCACGGAACCCTAACCTTGGAATCGTTATGTTGATTGCTCTTATCTTTATCGCGGGCGCCTGGGCTGGCTTGCAAAACTCGTTGGCCGGAGGTGGCTCATTCGTCACACTGCCCATGCTGATCATTTCTGGCATGTCGCCGCTGGCGGCCAACATTACATCGACGGTTGCACTCTTTCCAGGACAAGTGACCTCAGGCCTGGCAGGACGGGCGCTGGTAACCGGCGCAGGCAAGCTTTCCTTTCGTGCGCTATTTGGCATCAGTATCCTGGGTGGGGCGCTGGGCGGCCTGCTTCTGCTCAACACGCCTTCCAGCGTATTTGCCCGACTGGTACCCTGGCTGGTGCTGTTTGCCACAACCGTATTCGCCTGGGGAAGTCTCTTTCGCAAGATCCGCAGCGGCTCTGCACA contains:
- a CDS encoding MFS transporter, which codes for MSVMQPSNFNKGPAPGNGTQPAAEAELPATLVLLLATGAGLSVASLYYSQPMLGVLGDELSASTRAIGWVPTLTQLGYALGLFLLAPLGDRFDRRSIILGKAALLVLALLLAALAPSIQVLLVASLAIGITATMAQDIVPAAATLAPVAYRGRVVGTVMTGLLLGILLSRVVSGFVAEHFSWRTMFFAAAASVAAIGVAAMRGLPHFKPTTSLPYAALLGSLGNLWRRYPALRRAALAQGLLSVAFSAFWSTLAVMLHSEPFHLGSSVAGAFGLAGASGALAAPLAGRLADKRGPELVTRLGAGLVMLSFVAMAMAPWLSSHAQLVLLVVCAVTFDLGVQAALIAHQTIVYGIEPAARSRLNAVLMVGMFVGMATGAALGSTLLAQWGWVAVTFLAAGASFAALLVRLSQSGISTTVGLTNP
- the groES gene encoding co-chaperone GroES → MKLRPLADRVIVKRVESETKTASGIVIPDNAAEKPDQGEVLAVGPGKRNDKGELAALTVKIGDRVLFGKYSGQTVKVDGDELLVMKEDDLFAVVEK
- a CDS encoding bestrophin family ion channel, coding for MIVRDRPTGLDLFLLMRGSILPRISKILIFNIALATAVTVTHGMFFQFKVTLSPIPFSLMGLPLAIFLGFRNTAAYDRYWEARKLWGELLLRCRNLSRQCLYLVDAPAPGQEDLRPRMLYRAVAFCHALRLQLRGTPSGAEVQAFVSLQEWADVAKASNHSAALMMRMGADLGALRRAGLADPQVVAQIDSTLSAMTNAAASCERINSTPVPFSYTLLLHRTAYAYCLLLPFGLVDTLTFMTPVVVAIVAYTFFGLDALGDEIEEPFGSSPNDLPLDAICRSIEITVREALGEEEIPPPLLPVDYCLM
- a CDS encoding LysR family transcriptional regulator — its product is MAAGAADADMSMLLMGTFVRIVESGSLSAAAAQMNATQPTVSRRLQALERHLGVRLLQRSTHGMRLTVDGERCFERAKELLASWAAFEADLRGTQKEPQGKLRVAVPHAFGQEKFVLPLARFLKECPQVTVEWLLRDDVQDYIGSGIDCAVQVGEPKDPAVVAIKMSEVPRFVVAAPSVLDDALPAEVGDLAHLPWLALGTYYRNEVVLRHNVTGEVRQVPIRPRFTTDNLYALRSAALLGLGVCVGSAWLLADDIAQGRLLHLMPQWQAAPLPVYLTYPHAQFYPSRLQRFVSIMRDAVPMAVQS
- a CDS encoding sulfite exporter TauE/SafE family protein, producing the protein MIALIFIAGAWAGLQNSLAGGGSFVTLPMLIISGMSPLAANITSTVALFPGQVTSGLAGRALVTGAGKLSFRALFGISILGGALGGLLLLNTPSSVFARLVPWLVLFATTVFAWGSLFRKIRSGSAHLGTVGAGIAQFCIAIYGGYFGGGIGILMMAALTMAGLPTRNAGATKNALASVMNASAVLLFITSPQVHWLEAVVLSSGAILGGLMGSWALHRVNEKVLRVAIVCIGVVLTIGLFMKPI